TCATCGACCCGGACGAGTGCATCGACTGCATGCTGTGCGTGCCGGAATGCCCGGTGGACGCCATTTATGCCGACGACGATGTCCCGGCCGACCAGCGCCACTTTATTGCGCTGAACGCCGAACTGGCCGCCAATCCGAAATGGAAACCGATCACGCTGCAGAAGCCGCCACTGCCCGACGCCGCGCAGTGGGCACAG
This window of the Microvirgula aerodenitrificans DSM 15089 genome carries:
- the fdxA gene encoding ferredoxin FdxA codes for the protein MAYIVTEACIRCKYTDCVTVCPVDCFHEGPNFLVIDPDECIDCMLCVPECPVDAIYADDDVPADQRHFIALNAELAANPKWKPITLQKPPLPDAAQWAQVRDKFDQLDRG